One genomic segment of Rubripirellula amarantea includes these proteins:
- a CDS encoding efflux RND transporter periplasmic adaptor subunit, which produces MNRLVSIAKSLVGPAIVVAVLFAGWTFRKQLFPQQETTAASKEDAAGESAEKQTILEISEQARKNLSLVAKAARPQSYWRTVVIPGEVDDRPGLSDRGVTSPAVGVVTAIHAFPGDTMRPGEPLFSLRLFSEYLQATQTQLFKARQETAIVQAEIDRLSGAVNTGAVSRSKMIELQSEISRQNTLIQASRQELLTRGLTPGQVQQIESGTFVSTVEVVAPPVRDFDAFASRPAPQAIQQVNFVNELAQDQPIAYEVQELAVELGQQVQAGQLLANLSNHQMLYVVGHAFKREATFLEQAAQEKRPIEIEFAEDATGSWPELKQTFNVRHLSNSIDKNSRTFDFFVPLTNQSRSYGDKGQVFLVWRFRPGQRARIHVPVEKFDDVFVLPAEAVVREGP; this is translated from the coding sequence ATGAATCGTTTGGTTTCGATTGCCAAATCGCTGGTGGGTCCAGCGATTGTGGTCGCCGTATTGTTTGCGGGGTGGACGTTCCGCAAGCAGTTGTTTCCGCAGCAGGAAACGACCGCCGCGTCGAAAGAAGATGCGGCGGGAGAGTCCGCCGAAAAGCAAACCATCCTCGAAATCAGCGAACAGGCTCGAAAGAATCTGTCGCTGGTAGCCAAGGCCGCGCGGCCCCAATCGTACTGGCGGACCGTCGTGATTCCTGGAGAAGTCGACGACCGTCCGGGGCTGTCCGATCGTGGCGTCACGTCGCCCGCTGTCGGCGTGGTGACTGCGATTCACGCGTTCCCCGGCGACACGATGCGACCAGGCGAGCCTCTGTTCTCGCTGCGTCTGTTCAGCGAGTACTTGCAAGCCACACAGACTCAGTTGTTTAAGGCTCGGCAGGAAACCGCAATCGTTCAAGCCGAGATCGACCGGTTGTCTGGAGCGGTCAACACAGGTGCGGTTTCGCGTTCCAAGATGATCGAGTTGCAGAGCGAAATTAGTCGCCAAAACACGTTGATCCAAGCCTCTCGCCAGGAGTTGTTGACACGAGGTTTGACGCCTGGGCAAGTGCAACAGATTGAATCCGGGACGTTCGTTTCAACCGTCGAGGTCGTCGCTCCGCCCGTGCGAGATTTCGACGCGTTCGCAAGTCGTCCGGCACCTCAGGCGATTCAGCAGGTCAATTTTGTCAACGAATTGGCACAGGACCAACCGATCGCGTACGAGGTTCAAGAGTTGGCTGTTGAACTTGGGCAACAGGTTCAAGCGGGCCAGTTGCTTGCGAATTTATCGAACCACCAGATGCTGTACGTCGTCGGTCACGCCTTCAAGCGAGAGGCGACGTTTTTGGAACAAGCCGCCCAAGAAAAACGTCCCATCGAAATTGAATTCGCCGAGGATGCAACAGGCAGTTGGCCTGAACTAAAGCAGACGTTTAACGTTCGTCATCTATCGAACTCGATTGACAAGAACAGCCGGACGTTTGACTTCTTTGTTCCGCTGACAAACCAATCGCGATCCTACGGCGACAAAGGCCAGGTATTCCTTGTTTGGCGTTTTCGCCCGGGTCAACGTGCTCGTATCCATGTCCCGGTGGAAAAGTTTGACGACGTGTTCGTGCTGCCCGCCGAGGCGGTCGTGCGAGAGGGACCTTAG
- a CDS encoding class I SAM-dependent methyltransferase has translation MPFITKTKSVVSAIKFNWQVQSLPDRVYLRQVMLPAMARMKPANVLLAGTRRYTRRYHEIFDREMTAVWTIDFDPAAARFGNGQLHRTENMCQVDQVFRGVRFDMIHINGLLGFGVDTPKSVREMVAACHRSLQPSGYLMLGWDADVTADPLENNGIRKRFRHAGLGSLPARHSVVGMEGHDHVFDWFSALQQNT, from the coding sequence ATGCCATTCATTACTAAAACCAAGTCCGTCGTCTCCGCGATCAAATTCAACTGGCAAGTTCAGTCGCTGCCCGATCGTGTTTACCTTCGCCAAGTGATGTTACCGGCAATGGCGAGAATGAAACCTGCCAACGTATTGTTGGCCGGCACACGACGCTACACTCGCCGATATCACGAAATCTTCGACCGAGAGATGACAGCGGTTTGGACAATTGACTTTGATCCAGCGGCAGCACGCTTCGGCAACGGACAACTGCACCGCACGGAAAATATGTGCCAGGTCGATCAAGTCTTTCGCGGAGTGCGTTTCGACATGATTCACATCAACGGTCTGTTGGGGTTTGGCGTCGACACACCCAAAAGCGTCCGCGAAATGGTCGCCGCATGCCACCGATCGCTACAACCCAGCGGCTATCTGATGCTTGGCTGGGACGCCGATGTGACAGCCGATCCGTTGGAGAATAATGGCATCCGCAAACGGTTTCGACACGCGGGCCTCGGGAGCTTACCGGCGCGACACTCCGTAGTCGGAATGGAGGGGCATGATCATGTTTTCGATTGGTTCTCCGCACTACAGCAGAACACATAG
- a CDS encoding efflux RND transporter permease subunit translates to MINNDDSIETAKRSILGRLIWFCLTNKLVVLLLVLATLTWGVMVAPFDWSVGDLPRDPVPVDAIPDIGENQQIVFTQWMGRSPQDVEDQIGYPLTVALLGIPEVKTIRSYSMFGFSSIYIIFGEDADFYWSRTRVLEKLNSLPAGTLPDSVQPTLGPDATALGQIYLYTLEGRDPDGNATGGWDLRELRTIQDYYVRYSLTSAEGISEVASIGGFVQEYQIDVDPDAMRAAGVTLAGVFESIRMTNVDVGARTIELNKAEYVIRGLGFIENIEDIEKTVVKVTDNVPITVADVANVSLGPALRRGALDKAGAEAVGGVAVVRYGYNPLAAIKNIKQRIQEVSPGLPTKVLVDYQKTTADEVDLYADRNGLESITGATTSSDAWVKHLRGMSQDKWPAWLTTSQVAVVPFYDRTGLIYETLGTLNTALVEEILVTIIVILVMVVHLRSSFLISALLPLAVLMCFIAMKTFGVDANIVALSGIAIAIGTMVDMGIILTENILKYLDEAAPEDDKLTVIFKAAHEVAGAVLTAVTTTVVSFLPVFTMIGAEGKLFRPLAFTKTFALAASVIVALTIIPPAAHILMGGRIESKSLRRGAWFALLILGIAASMMLTWWVGAILIGLSAYKLWEERIPERFQRYGPYGASAVAALVVGVLLTQEWLPLGPQKGLLLNLLFVGGLIGGILGFFTLFQRLLYEPILRWCLNHKLAFLTLPTAILLFGGSAWLGFDKVFGVVPKTLSLIGISETSVRNSRPWQAATNILPGLGKEFMPPLDEGSFLYMPTTMPHASIGEAMDVLQLQNQLLVSIPEVESVVGKIGRADTPLDPAPVSMIETYITYKSEYKSDEDGHRLNFRYDEEAGEFVRDESGKLIPDSNGRPFRQWRDEIQSPDDIWQEITAAADIPGTTSAPKLQPIAARIVMLQSGMRAPMGMKVKGPDLETIERVALELESLLKQVPTVQASAVIADRIVGKPYLEIDIDRDAIKRYGLHIRSVQDVIEVAIGGRQITTTVEGRERFPVRVRYARELRDDLESLDRILVPTPMGPQIPLGQLADIRYTRGPQVIKSEDTFLLGYVLFDKLPGEAEVDVVEDAQAFLQSKIDSGEFTLPAGVTYTFAGNYENQIRSQKTLSIVLPLALGIIFLILYLQFKSAITTSLVFSGILIAWAGGFIMLWLYGTDWFLDFSLLGTNMRELFQVKTINLSVAVWVGFLALFGIASDDGVMIASYLDESFRKDHIENAKHAREATSTAGMRRVRPCLMTTATTLLALIPILTSTGRGSDIMVPMAIPSFGGMTIEIMTMLVVPVLYCSAMEWKLRLGIKDERFVKDA, encoded by the coding sequence ATGATTAACAACGATGATTCAATTGAAACTGCTAAACGCTCCATCCTTGGTCGGCTGATTTGGTTCTGCCTAACCAACAAGCTGGTTGTGTTGCTGTTGGTCCTCGCGACGCTGACTTGGGGCGTCATGGTCGCTCCGTTCGATTGGAGCGTTGGCGATCTTCCCCGCGATCCCGTTCCCGTCGATGCGATCCCCGACATCGGCGAGAACCAGCAGATTGTGTTCACGCAGTGGATGGGTCGCAGCCCGCAAGACGTGGAGGATCAGATCGGCTATCCGTTGACGGTCGCGCTGCTGGGCATTCCCGAAGTCAAAACGATTCGCAGCTATTCGATGTTTGGCTTCTCGTCGATCTACATCATCTTTGGCGAAGACGCTGACTTCTATTGGTCGCGAACGCGTGTGCTTGAAAAGCTGAACAGTCTGCCAGCCGGTACGCTGCCTGACAGTGTGCAACCCACGCTGGGACCGGACGCGACGGCGCTTGGACAGATCTATCTCTACACGCTCGAAGGCCGTGACCCCGATGGCAACGCGACGGGTGGTTGGGATTTGCGTGAGTTGCGAACGATCCAGGATTACTACGTTCGCTATTCGTTGACGTCGGCTGAAGGCATCAGCGAAGTGGCGTCGATTGGCGGCTTCGTTCAGGAGTACCAAATCGACGTCGATCCCGACGCGATGCGGGCCGCCGGCGTGACGTTGGCAGGCGTGTTCGAGTCGATTCGCATGACGAATGTGGACGTGGGTGCTCGAACGATCGAGCTAAACAAGGCTGAATACGTGATCCGTGGTCTTGGCTTCATCGAGAATATCGAAGACATCGAAAAGACGGTCGTGAAGGTAACGGACAACGTTCCGATCACGGTCGCCGACGTGGCCAACGTATCGCTCGGGCCGGCACTTCGGCGTGGTGCGTTGGACAAGGCCGGCGCGGAAGCCGTCGGCGGTGTCGCGGTTGTGCGTTACGGATACAACCCGCTGGCGGCAATTAAGAACATCAAACAACGAATCCAAGAGGTATCGCCCGGCCTGCCGACGAAGGTGTTGGTCGACTACCAGAAAACGACCGCTGACGAAGTTGACCTGTACGCGGATCGCAACGGTCTTGAATCCATCACCGGAGCAACGACCAGCAGCGACGCTTGGGTGAAGCATCTTCGCGGCATGTCGCAGGACAAATGGCCCGCGTGGCTCACAACCAGCCAAGTTGCTGTCGTGCCGTTCTACGATCGCACCGGATTGATCTACGAAACGCTTGGAACGCTGAACACGGCACTCGTCGAAGAAATCTTGGTCACCATCATCGTAATCTTGGTGATGGTTGTTCACTTACGTAGTTCGTTTCTGATCAGTGCGCTGCTGCCGCTCGCCGTGCTGATGTGCTTCATCGCGATGAAAACTTTTGGGGTCGATGCCAACATCGTTGCACTGTCGGGTATCGCGATCGCGATCGGCACGATGGTCGACATGGGGATCATCCTCACGGAGAACATTCTCAAATACTTGGATGAGGCTGCGCCAGAAGATGACAAGCTGACGGTGATTTTCAAAGCGGCTCACGAAGTCGCCGGTGCGGTACTGACAGCCGTGACGACGACCGTTGTCAGCTTCCTGCCCGTTTTCACGATGATTGGTGCGGAAGGGAAACTGTTTCGGCCGTTGGCGTTCACCAAGACATTCGCTTTGGCAGCGTCAGTGATTGTCGCGTTGACCATCATTCCGCCGGCGGCTCATATCTTGATGGGCGGCCGAATCGAATCGAAAAGCCTGCGCCGGGGAGCTTGGTTTGCCTTGCTGATCCTGGGCATCGCCGCGTCGATGATGCTGACATGGTGGGTCGGAGCGATCTTGATCGGATTGTCCGCATACAAGTTGTGGGAAGAACGCATCCCCGAACGGTTCCAGCGATATGGACCTTACGGGGCCAGTGCCGTTGCCGCGTTGGTCGTGGGTGTGCTGCTGACGCAGGAGTGGTTGCCACTTGGTCCGCAGAAAGGATTGTTACTGAACCTGCTTTTTGTGGGCGGCTTGATTGGCGGCATTCTCGGATTCTTCACGCTGTTCCAACGGCTTCTGTACGAACCGATCCTACGCTGGTGTTTGAATCACAAGCTCGCGTTCTTGACGCTGCCAACAGCGATCTTGCTTTTCGGTGGATCCGCGTGGCTCGGGTTCGACAAAGTGTTCGGCGTCGTACCCAAGACGCTATCGCTGATTGGCATTTCCGAAACATCCGTCAGAAATTCGCGACCATGGCAAGCGGCAACGAACATCCTGCCGGGACTAGGCAAAGAGTTCATGCCGCCGCTCGATGAAGGCTCGTTCCTCTACATGCCAACAACGATGCCGCACGCTTCGATCGGCGAAGCGATGGATGTGTTGCAGTTGCAGAATCAATTGCTTGTTTCGATCCCCGAGGTCGAATCGGTGGTGGGCAAGATCGGCCGCGCCGACACGCCGCTCGATCCCGCTCCGGTGTCGATGATCGAGACCTACATCACCTACAAGTCCGAATATAAATCGGACGAAGACGGCCATCGGCTGAACTTCCGCTATGACGAGGAAGCCGGCGAGTTTGTCCGTGATGAATCGGGAAAGCTGATTCCCGATTCCAACGGCCGTCCGTTCCGACAATGGCGCGACGAAATCCAATCGCCCGACGACATCTGGCAGGAGATCACGGCGGCGGCCGATATCCCTGGCACCACTTCCGCCCCGAAACTGCAACCGATCGCGGCTCGGATCGTGATGCTGCAAAGCGGGATGCGGGCACCGATGGGGATGAAGGTCAAAGGACCAGACTTGGAAACGATTGAGCGGGTCGCATTGGAATTGGAATCGCTGCTGAAACAGGTACCAACCGTCCAAGCATCCGCAGTGATCGCCGATCGCATCGTTGGAAAGCCGTACTTAGAAATCGACATCGACCGTGATGCGATCAAACGATACGGGCTGCACATTCGCAGCGTTCAGGACGTGATCGAAGTCGCTATCGGCGGCCGACAAATCACGACGACCGTTGAAGGCCGCGAACGATTCCCCGTTCGAGTGCGATACGCTCGCGAGTTGCGAGACGACCTGGAATCGCTCGACCGTATTCTGGTCCCAACGCCGATGGGACCACAGATTCCGCTCGGGCAACTAGCCGACATCCGTTACACCCGCGGACCACAGGTCATCAAGAGTGAGGACACATTCCTGCTGGGTTACGTGCTGTTCGACAAGCTACCCGGAGAGGCCGAAGTTGATGTCGTCGAAGACGCCCAAGCGTTCCTGCAATCCAAGATCGACTCGGGCGAGTTCACGCTCCCCGCCGGCGTAACGTACACGTTCGCGGGCAACTACGAAAACCAAATCCGATCGCAAAAGACATTGTCGATCGTGTTGCCGCTAGCCCTCGGGATCATCTTTCTGATTCTGTACCTGCAATTCAAATCGGCCATCACGACCTCGTTGGTTTTTAGCGGCATCCTGATCGCATGGGCCGGTGGCTTCATCATGCTGTGGTTGTACGGCACCGACTGGTTCCTCGACTTCAGTTTGCTCGGCACCAACATGCGAGAACTGTTTCAGGTCAAGACAATCAACCTCAGCGTCGCGGTCTGGGTCGGGTTCCTTGCTCTGTTCGGCATCGCCAGCGACGACGGCGTGATGATCGCATCGTACTTGGACGAGAGCTTTCGCAAGGACCACATCGAGAACGCCAAGCACGCACGCGAAGCCACGAGCACCGCCGGCATGAGACGCGTTCGTCCGTGCTTGATGACAACGGCAACCACGCTGCTCGCATTGATCCCGATCCTCACCTCCACGGGTCGTGGCAGCGACATCATGGTTCCGATGGCGATCCCCAGCTTTGGCGGCATGACGATCGAGATCATGACCATGCTGGTCGTGCCAGTGCTGTATTGCAGTGCGATGGAATGGAAGCTGCGACTCGGAATCAAAGACGAGCGGTTCGTGAAAGACGCTTAG
- a CDS encoding efflux RND transporter periplasmic adaptor subunit: MNEFFKQHRGKLWIAQAVAFVLLGVFVASWFSGSSDEPKVSTTSATANSEAMRSKPSIWTCSMHPQIRRDGPGKCPICGMDLVPVRESADGVRTVSISSEIKSLMNVQVSPVRRQYVTAEVRMVGKVDYDETRLAHITAWVPGRLERMFVDFTGVEVKKGDHMVQIYSESLYTAQEELLAVTKRDRPQSSSRFIEPLDLAESAREKLRLLGLTTEQIQTIEQRGKSSETVTIYSPVGGVVVAKNKQEGDRVQTGDRIYTVADLKVLWVQMDAYESDLAWLRYGQDVEFTTEAYPGELFRGRIAFIDPVLNEDTRTVKVRVNVPNDDGRLKPEMFVRAIVQSDIAAGGRVLNASLAGKWISPMHPEIIKDQPGDCDICGMPLVRAESLGYVTAEPTSAAKPLIVPVKAVLLTGTRAIAYVQIPDADKPTYEGREIVIGPRAGDFYLVKSGLEEGDLVVTNGNFKLDSALQISAKPSMMKPQGGGGGGHNHGGMEMPKADQGVTMDASPMNLVPAVRDAMQGIVEQYKTIQEKVEAANLAEIREGYDQLGKAVEAVPAYLIGPQMRPQWSEVAMLLRNDVTEGREVNSMREADRVFALTRQHIDQMKAQFPLPMSHDEMQMPAMANMDAPPEVAEQLSGFVAPYLQLSEALATDDLEAAKRAVEPLHQRLAGLLPIVSEAKAVEVWIKEKRDLSEIVARLQKANDLAALRSGFALLSEQMLSLERMFGLPTDETLYELHCPMAFEGRGASWLQSDDAVRNPYYGASMLKCADKVEKL; this comes from the coding sequence ATGAACGAATTCTTCAAACAACACCGCGGAAAACTCTGGATTGCACAAGCGGTGGCGTTTGTGCTGCTGGGTGTCTTCGTTGCATCTTGGTTTAGCGGCAGTTCGGATGAGCCGAAAGTCTCCACGACTTCTGCTACGGCGAACTCGGAAGCAATGCGAAGCAAGCCTTCGATTTGGACTTGTTCGATGCACCCACAGATACGTCGCGATGGTCCCGGCAAGTGTCCGATCTGCGGAATGGACTTGGTGCCGGTCAGGGAGTCGGCCGACGGAGTTCGCACCGTTTCGATCAGTTCAGAAATCAAAAGTCTGATGAACGTGCAAGTGAGTCCCGTGCGTCGGCAATACGTGACGGCCGAAGTTCGCATGGTCGGCAAAGTTGACTACGACGAAACTCGCCTCGCCCACATCACCGCGTGGGTTCCCGGTCGCTTGGAACGCATGTTCGTTGACTTCACCGGCGTCGAAGTCAAAAAAGGCGATCACATGGTGCAAATCTACAGCGAGTCACTCTACACCGCACAAGAAGAACTGTTGGCGGTTACCAAGCGTGATCGACCGCAGAGTTCTTCTCGTTTCATCGAACCGCTCGATCTTGCCGAGTCCGCACGCGAGAAGCTGCGTTTGCTCGGTTTGACAACGGAGCAGATTCAAACCATCGAACAACGCGGCAAGTCTTCCGAAACGGTCACGATCTATTCGCCCGTCGGCGGTGTCGTGGTTGCGAAGAACAAGCAAGAAGGCGACCGCGTTCAAACGGGCGACCGCATCTACACCGTCGCTGACTTAAAGGTCCTATGGGTTCAGATGGATGCTTACGAATCCGACTTGGCTTGGTTGCGGTACGGGCAGGACGTAGAGTTCACAACAGAAGCTTATCCCGGCGAATTGTTCCGCGGCCGAATCGCGTTCATTGACCCGGTGCTAAACGAAGACACTCGGACGGTGAAGGTGCGAGTCAACGTACCGAACGATGATGGTCGCTTGAAACCGGAAATGTTCGTGCGAGCAATCGTGCAGAGTGACATCGCGGCGGGCGGTCGAGTTCTCAACGCTTCGCTGGCAGGAAAGTGGATCAGCCCGATGCACCCGGAAATCATAAAAGACCAACCGGGTGATTGTGACATTTGCGGCATGCCGTTGGTGCGAGCGGAATCGCTTGGCTACGTCACAGCGGAGCCAACGAGTGCCGCAAAACCATTGATCGTGCCGGTGAAGGCTGTGTTGCTGACGGGAACGCGAGCGATTGCGTACGTCCAGATTCCCGACGCGGACAAGCCGACTTACGAAGGTCGCGAGATTGTGATCGGTCCGCGTGCCGGCGACTTCTACCTAGTGAAGTCGGGGCTCGAAGAAGGCGACTTGGTCGTGACCAATGGCAACTTCAAACTCGATAGTGCGCTCCAGATTTCTGCGAAGCCCTCGATGATGAAACCGCAAGGTGGCGGCGGAGGAGGCCACAACCACGGCGGCATGGAAATGCCAAAAGCAGACCAAGGGGTGACGATGGACGCGAGTCCGATGAACTTGGTGCCAGCGGTACGTGATGCGATGCAGGGTATTGTTGAGCAATACAAAACGATTCAAGAAAAAGTTGAAGCTGCGAACCTCGCAGAGATTCGCGAAGGCTATGACCAACTCGGTAAAGCTGTCGAGGCAGTGCCGGCGTACTTGATCGGCCCACAAATGCGACCGCAGTGGTCCGAGGTCGCGATGCTATTGCGTAACGATGTCACTGAAGGCCGCGAGGTCAATTCAATGCGTGAAGCCGATCGGGTCTTCGCGTTAACTCGGCAGCACATTGATCAGATGAAGGCTCAGTTCCCGTTGCCGATGTCACACGACGAAATGCAGATGCCGGCGATGGCGAACATGGATGCTCCGCCTGAAGTCGCTGAGCAACTCAGTGGTTTTGTCGCTCCCTATTTGCAACTTAGTGAAGCACTCGCGACAGACGATCTGGAAGCCGCGAAGCGAGCGGTTGAGCCGTTGCATCAGCGATTGGCGGGCTTGCTGCCGATCGTCTCCGAAGCCAAAGCGGTCGAAGTGTGGATCAAAGAGAAACGCGACTTGTCTGAGATCGTTGCAAGATTGCAGAAGGCGAACGATCTCGCCGCTTTGCGTAGCGGGTTCGCTTTACTGTCCGAGCAGATGTTGAGTCTCGAGCGAATGTTCGGACTGCCGACCGACGAAACACTTTATGAGCTTCATTGTCCGATGGCCTTTGAGGGTCGCGGTGCGTCGTGGCTTCAATCCGACGACGCGGTTCGCAATCCGTACTACGGCGCGTCGATGCTGAAGTGTGCCGACAAAGTCGAAAAGCTGTAG
- a CDS encoding anti-sigma factor family protein translates to MSTNDCKTVRPHLSAYYDGELSAGQAATVAQHVESCDSCAAELRVFESLGSAFVQAPIPAKPADLWQRIERELPTAPEPVTLSRQFSVWVRESPYGAGLVPMAASILLLLGFGLWYGGGQDGMKNNAGGMAMHSHDGEEGMSAEHMVEFAGVMDDYLQKLPSDPDGAEQMLLAKYDGEKVDADGAVKLVGYRPIVSGGLPEGYSLASTSVLKMPCCTCVKAVCKRSDGSTLVLFEHDDEETAWFGDRRQSMAMCGDKDCCLVDLDSSIAATWKQGSRSVTAVGVRDQDEVTKLVTWLDKS, encoded by the coding sequence ATGTCAACCAATGATTGCAAAACGGTGCGGCCACATCTGTCGGCTTATTACGACGGAGAGCTTTCGGCTGGACAAGCGGCAACCGTGGCACAACACGTCGAGTCATGCGATTCGTGCGCGGCTGAGTTGCGTGTGTTTGAGTCACTTGGATCGGCTTTTGTACAGGCTCCTATCCCCGCCAAACCGGCGGATCTTTGGCAGCGGATTGAGCGTGAGCTTCCGACAGCCCCTGAGCCGGTGACACTGTCGCGACAGTTCAGCGTCTGGGTTCGCGAGTCGCCGTATGGTGCGGGACTGGTGCCGATGGCCGCGTCGATTTTGTTGTTGCTTGGCTTTGGGCTTTGGTACGGCGGTGGTCAGGATGGCATGAAAAACAATGCCGGCGGCATGGCGATGCATTCGCACGATGGTGAAGAAGGCATGTCGGCTGAACACATGGTCGAGTTCGCTGGTGTGATGGATGACTATTTGCAGAAACTGCCCAGCGATCCGGATGGAGCGGAACAGATGCTGCTGGCGAAGTACGACGGTGAGAAGGTCGACGCGGACGGAGCAGTCAAGTTGGTCGGCTATCGACCGATCGTCTCGGGCGGATTGCCGGAAGGCTATTCGTTGGCGTCGACCAGCGTGTTGAAGATGCCTTGCTGTACTTGCGTGAAAGCGGTTTGTAAACGGAGTGACGGATCGACGCTGGTTCTGTTTGAACACGACGACGAAGAAACAGCTTGGTTTGGCGATCGCCGCCAGAGCATGGCGATGTGTGGCGACAAAGATTGTTGCCTCGTTGATCTCGATTCAAGTATCGCGGCCACATGGAAGCAGGGTTCACGAAGCGTCACGGCCGTGGGCGTTCGAGACCAAGACGAAGTGACGAAGCTGGTGACCTGGTTGGACAAATCCTAA